Proteins encoded within one genomic window of Kibdelosporangium phytohabitans:
- the ilvD gene encoding dihydroxy-acid dehydratase: MDLKPRSRDVTDGLERAAARGMLRAVGMGDEDFAKPQIGVASSWNEITPCNLSLQRLAQASKQGVHAAGGFPMEFGTISVSDGISMGHEGMHFSLVSREVIADSVETVMQAERLDGAILLAGCDKSLPGMLMAAARLDVAAVFLYAGSILPGTVDGREVTIIDAFEAVGACARGLISREEVDKIERAICPGEGACGGMYTANTMACAAEALGMSLPGSASPPSVDRRRDTFARASGEAVVGMLAKGITARQVLTREAFENAIAVVMALGGSTNAVLHLLAIAHEAEVELTLDDFTRIGDRVPHLADVKPFGRHVMTAVDRVGGVPVVMKALLDAGLLNGDCLTVTGRTLRENLDALAPPELDGEVVRKLTNPIHPTGGLTILHGSLAPEGAVVKSAGFDSSRFEGTARVFDGEKAAMDALPTLKPNDVVVIRYEGPRGGPGMREMLAVTGAIKGAGLGKEVLLLTDGRFSGGTTGLCIGHVAPEAAHGGPIAFVRDGDPIVLDMESRTLDLGVSPEELEQRRQGWTTPEPTRRTGVLAKYARLVGSAAQGAICS; this comes from the coding sequence ATGGATCTCAAGCCGCGCAGTCGCGATGTCACGGACGGGTTGGAACGGGCGGCGGCCCGGGGCATGCTCCGGGCGGTCGGGATGGGTGACGAGGACTTCGCCAAGCCGCAGATCGGCGTCGCGTCCTCCTGGAACGAGATCACGCCGTGCAACCTGTCGTTGCAGCGCCTGGCGCAGGCGAGCAAGCAGGGTGTGCACGCCGCGGGCGGGTTCCCGATGGAGTTCGGCACGATCTCCGTGTCCGACGGCATCTCCATGGGCCACGAGGGAATGCACTTCTCGCTGGTGTCCCGTGAGGTGATCGCGGACTCCGTGGAGACCGTCATGCAGGCCGAACGGCTCGACGGCGCGATACTGCTGGCCGGCTGCGACAAGAGCCTGCCGGGCATGCTGATGGCCGCCGCGCGGCTGGACGTCGCCGCGGTCTTCCTGTACGCCGGGTCGATCCTGCCGGGCACTGTGGACGGTCGCGAGGTCACGATCATCGACGCGTTCGAGGCCGTCGGGGCGTGCGCGCGTGGCCTGATCTCGCGTGAGGAGGTCGACAAGATCGAACGCGCGATCTGCCCGGGTGAGGGCGCGTGCGGCGGCATGTACACGGCCAACACGATGGCGTGTGCGGCCGAGGCGCTGGGTATGTCGCTGCCCGGTTCGGCGAGCCCGCCGTCGGTCGACCGGCGCAGGGACACGTTCGCGCGTGCCAGCGGCGAGGCCGTCGTCGGGATGCTCGCGAAAGGCATCACCGCGCGGCAGGTCCTGACGCGGGAGGCGTTCGAGAACGCGATAGCGGTCGTGATGGCGCTGGGCGGTTCGACGAACGCCGTGCTGCACCTGCTCGCGATCGCCCACGAGGCCGAGGTCGAGCTGACGCTGGACGACTTCACCAGGATCGGTGACCGCGTGCCGCACCTGGCGGACGTGAAACCGTTCGGGCGGCACGTGATGACCGCGGTCGACCGGGTCGGCGGCGTTCCGGTCGTGATGAAAGCCCTGCTGGACGCGGGTTTGCTCAACGGCGACTGTCTCACCGTGACCGGGAGGACCTTGCGGGAGAACCTGGACGCGCTGGCGCCGCCGGAGCTGGACGGCGAGGTCGTGCGCAAGCTGACCAACCCGATCCACCCCACCGGCGGGCTGACGATCCTGCACGGCAGCCTGGCGCCGGAAGGCGCGGTGGTCAAGAGCGCGGGCTTCGACTCGTCCCGTTTCGAAGGCACGGCGAGGGTTTTCGACGGCGAGAAGGCCGCGATGGACGCGCTGCCCACGTTGAAACCCAACGACGTGGTGGTGATCCGGTACGAAGGGCCGCGCGGCGGGCCGGGAATGCGGGAGATGCTGGCGGTCACCGGCGCGATCAAGGGCGCGGGCCTCGGCAAGGAGGTCCTGCTGCTGACCGACGGCCGGTTCTCCGGCGGTACCACCGGCCTGTGCATCGGGCACGTCGCGCCGGAGGCCGCGCACGGCGGCCCGATCGCGTTCGTGCGTGACGGCGACCCGATCGTGCTCGACATGGAGTCCCGGACGCTGGACCTCGGCGTCTCCCCCGAGGAACTCGAGCAGCGCAGGCAGGGCTGGACAACGCCGGAGCCGACGAGGCGCACCGGCGTTCTGGCCAAGTACGCGCGCCTCGTCGGCTCCGCGGCTCAGGGAGCCATCTGTTCCTAG
- a CDS encoding DUF1707 domain-containing protein, which yields MNDPDLVRIGTQERDEALSVLGDHFAQGRLPIAEYDDRVQKAVDAETRADLRPLFADLPQPHPRSLATAHAPQLPTVPTAPLMPPPLAPLALPPTAPPPALAAPTGVSWPNQRYRAAAGLLQLFLPFGIGRFYTGHTKMAVTQLALMFVGVGVFWCWIDGIILLARGGTDAEGRDLI from the coding sequence GTGAACGACCCGGACTTGGTACGCATCGGCACCCAGGAGCGTGACGAGGCGCTCTCGGTGCTCGGCGACCACTTCGCGCAGGGCAGGCTGCCCATCGCGGAGTACGACGACCGGGTGCAGAAAGCGGTGGACGCCGAGACCCGCGCGGACCTGCGTCCCCTGTTCGCCGACCTGCCGCAGCCGCATCCCCGCTCGCTGGCCACCGCGCACGCGCCCCAGCTGCCGACGGTGCCCACCGCTCCGCTGATGCCGCCGCCCCTGGCCCCGCTGGCGCTGCCGCCGACGGCCCCGCCGCCTGCCCTGGCGGCGCCGACCGGCGTCTCGTGGCCGAACCAGCGGTACCGGGCCGCCGCGGGCCTGTTGCAGTTGTTCCTGCCGTTCGGGATCGGGCGGTTCTACACCGGGCACACCAAGATGGCCGTCACGCAGCTGGCGTTGATGTTCGTCGGCGTCGGCGTGTTCTGGTGCTGGATCGACGGGATCATCCTGCTGGCCAGAGGCGGGACGGACGCGGAAGGCCGCGACCTCATCTAA